A portion of the uncultured Draconibacterium sp. genome contains these proteins:
- a CDS encoding aminopeptidase P family protein codes for MFDKNTYTDRRNKLKSKGLKGIGLILGNGESPMNCLDNTYHFRQDSSFLYFFGLDFPGLAGVIDFESGDEYIFGDDVEIDDIIWMGPQVPLKDNAAKVGIANTAPFAKLFDVVKKAMDSNRKVHFLPAYRGENKILLEKLTGISSLTVQKYASLELIKAIISIREIKEAQEVEEIKKACATGYQMHVTAMRMAQPGIWEQKIAGTMEGISFAGGGMASFPIILSQNGETLHNHDHSQILQEGRLMLCDAGAESLLHYASDFTRTTPVGGKFSTRQREIYEVVLATNNKATELIKPGVTYKSVHLAAAEVMAGGLKELGLMKGDTKEAVAAGAHALFFPHGLGHMMGLDVHDMEDLGQIYVGYDDEIRPSDQFGTAALRLGKRLKTGFVITNEPGCYFIPALIDKWQAEGTNKDFINFDKVNEYRDFGGIRLEDDILVTESGSQIIGERIPITPDEIEAIVQKG; via the coding sequence ATGTTTGACAAAAATACTTACACCGATCGTAGAAATAAATTGAAATCCAAAGGTTTAAAAGGTATTGGATTGATCCTTGGAAATGGTGAATCGCCAATGAACTGTTTGGACAACACGTATCATTTTCGCCAGGATAGTTCCTTCCTGTATTTCTTTGGTCTTGATTTTCCCGGGTTGGCCGGAGTAATTGACTTTGAAAGTGGTGACGAATACATTTTTGGCGATGATGTTGAGATTGACGACATTATTTGGATGGGACCACAGGTTCCTTTAAAAGATAATGCCGCCAAAGTGGGAATTGCCAATACAGCGCCATTTGCAAAACTTTTTGATGTTGTTAAAAAAGCGATGGATTCAAACCGTAAAGTTCATTTCCTTCCTGCATACCGTGGTGAGAATAAAATTCTGCTGGAGAAATTAACCGGCATTTCTTCGTTGACGGTTCAAAAATATGCTTCATTGGAGCTTATAAAAGCCATTATTTCAATTCGCGAAATTAAGGAAGCACAGGAAGTGGAAGAAATAAAAAAAGCCTGTGCAACTGGTTATCAAATGCATGTAACAGCAATGCGCATGGCACAACCCGGAATCTGGGAACAAAAAATTGCGGGAACAATGGAAGGAATTTCATTTGCCGGTGGAGGAATGGCTTCTTTTCCGATAATATTGTCGCAAAACGGAGAAACCCTGCATAACCACGATCATTCTCAAATACTGCAGGAAGGCCGATTAATGTTATGCGATGCCGGGGCTGAATCGTTGTTGCATTATGCTTCTGACTTTACACGAACAACCCCGGTTGGCGGAAAATTCAGTACCCGACAACGTGAAATTTACGAGGTTGTTTTGGCAACAAATAATAAGGCTACAGAACTTATAAAACCAGGAGTAACGTATAAATCGGTTCATTTGGCTGCTGCAGAAGTTATGGCTGGCGGATTAAAAGAACTTGGCTTAATGAAAGGAGATACCAAAGAGGCTGTTGCAGCAGGTGCACATGCTTTGTTTTTTCCACATGGTTTAGGACATATGATGGGACTTGATGTTCACGACATGGAAGATCTCGGACAGATTTACGTTGGATATGATGATGAAATTCGTCCCTCAGATCAGTTTGGAACAGCAGCGCTACGTTTGGGAAAACGGCTAAAGACAGGCTTTGTAATTACCAATGAGCCGGGGTGCTATTTTATTCCGGCACTGATTGATAAATGGCAGGCCGAAGGCACTAACAAAGACTTTATAAATTTTGATAAAGTAAATGAGTATCGTGACTTTGGCGGAATCCGACTTGAAGACGATATTTTGGTTACTGAATCGGGGAGCCAAATAATAGGAGAGCGGATACCTATTACCCCTGATGAAATAGAAGCGATTGTTCAAAAAGGATAA
- a CDS encoding cytidylate kinase-like family protein: MGNSLMNYLNSRLKEERPHELGNRSQAGPVITISREVGCNGLVLARLIAERFNKKFTKGSWSVLSKEIFFESAKELDLDPELVRQTFKKTDRYVFEEILKAFKDKRYKSEERIIKTVKEVVRTLAIEGHCIIVGRASHIIASDIKNALHIRLTAPLGYRINTIMTNNKLNRNEAVAFIETVEKERMAFRKALKESSLHEEFFDLTINRGSFTNEQAVDLIEFAVESKGILHEFNHRIEFH; the protein is encoded by the coding sequence ATGGGAAATTCGTTGATGAACTATCTTAACAGTCGCCTGAAAGAGGAAAGACCTCACGAATTGGGCAACAGGAGTCAGGCAGGACCGGTGATTACCATTTCACGCGAGGTAGGTTGTAATGGCCTTGTTTTGGCACGGTTGATTGCCGAACGATTCAACAAAAAGTTTACGAAGGGTTCGTGGAGTGTATTGAGTAAAGAAATATTTTTTGAAAGCGCAAAAGAACTCGATCTCGATCCTGAACTGGTGCGGCAAACTTTTAAAAAGACCGACCGCTATGTTTTTGAGGAGATTTTAAAGGCCTTTAAGGATAAACGTTACAAAAGTGAAGAGCGGATTATAAAAACAGTTAAAGAAGTGGTTCGTACACTTGCAATTGAGGGGCATTGTATTATTGTTGGGCGTGCAAGCCATATAATTGCCAGTGACATTAAAAATGCGCTACACATCAGGCTTACGGCTCCGCTTGGCTATCGAATAAATACTATTATGACCAATAATAAACTCAACCGAAACGAAGCGGTTGCATTCATTGAAACGGTTGAAAAAGAGCGAATGGCATTTCGTAAGGCATTAAAGGAAAGCAGTCTGCATGAAGAATTTTTCGACCTTACTATTAACCGCGGATCGTTTACCAACGAACAGGCTGTTGACCTGATTGAATTTGCAGTTGAAAGTAAAGGTATTCTGCATGAATTCAACCATCGAATTGAGTTTCATTAA
- a CDS encoding family 16 glycoside hydrolase translates to MRKVFFPFVILLILAITACQNKVPVGEWQTIFDGETLDGWKKAGENPESITVEDGMIKCAGERSHLFYNGDFKNFEFEAEIKAQQHSNSGVFIHTQYQEEGWPAKGYEIQVNNSYRGSVEYPERRKTGSIYNVRNVYYPLAGDNEWFTMRIKVVENVVEVFVDDVKVNKYIEPENPWRWDGGENTKLSHGTFALQAHDPGSTTYYRNIRVKALPEAEPTTPDVDKEWDTKVTKLMHAGFPLVDYHVHLKGGLTLDDLVENSQRLGINYGVAPNCGLYFPVTDDESLYAYMDEVKGSPTYKGMQAEGREWVTLFSPEAVAKFDYVFTDAMTFTDKKGRRNRIWIPEEVWVDEKQQFMDDLVEKIEAIFSQEPVDIYVNPTVLPDELMPEYEQLWTKERMERVVKVLADNGIALEINARYKTPSAVMIKMAKEAGIKFSFGTNNVTKNLGQLEYCLEMMEECELSPNDMFEPKPDAEKPVNIKGLPDKITG, encoded by the coding sequence ATGAGAAAAGTATTTTTCCCTTTTGTTATCTTACTGATTTTAGCAATTACCGCTTGTCAGAATAAAGTTCCGGTGGGAGAGTGGCAAACCATTTTTGATGGCGAAACACTGGATGGCTGGAAAAAAGCTGGCGAAAATCCGGAAAGTATTACCGTTGAAGACGGAATGATAAAATGTGCCGGAGAACGATCGCACCTGTTTTACAACGGCGATTTCAAAAACTTTGAATTTGAAGCCGAAATAAAAGCGCAGCAACATTCGAATTCGGGCGTATTTATTCATACTCAATACCAGGAAGAAGGATGGCCGGCAAAAGGCTACGAAATCCAGGTTAATAATTCCTACCGAGGATCTGTAGAATATCCCGAGCGACGAAAAACCGGAAGCATCTATAATGTGCGTAATGTTTATTATCCGCTGGCTGGTGATAACGAATGGTTTACCATGCGTATTAAAGTGGTGGAAAATGTGGTGGAAGTTTTTGTGGACGATGTTAAAGTGAATAAGTACATCGAGCCTGAAAATCCGTGGCGATGGGATGGTGGCGAAAACACCAAATTAAGCCATGGTACATTTGCGCTTCAGGCGCATGATCCGGGTAGCACAACTTATTACCGTAATATCCGTGTAAAAGCACTTCCTGAAGCGGAACCAACAACACCCGACGTAGATAAAGAATGGGACACTAAAGTTACCAAGCTAATGCATGCAGGATTTCCGTTGGTAGACTATCACGTGCATTTAAAAGGCGGTTTAACACTCGATGATTTGGTTGAAAATTCGCAACGTCTTGGTATAAATTATGGAGTTGCACCTAACTGCGGGCTTTATTTCCCGGTTACCGATGATGAATCGTTATATGCCTACATGGACGAAGTAAAAGGCAGCCCAACGTATAAAGGAATGCAGGCTGAAGGACGCGAGTGGGTGACATTATTCTCTCCGGAAGCTGTAGCTAAATTCGATTATGTATTTACCGATGCCATGACCTTTACGGATAAAAAGGGACGTCGAAACCGTATTTGGATTCCGGAAGAAGTGTGGGTTGACGAGAAACAGCAGTTTATGGATGACCTGGTAGAAAAGATTGAAGCGATATTTTCGCAGGAACCGGTTGATATTTACGTAAATCCAACAGTTTTACCGGATGAATTAATGCCCGAATACGAACAGCTATGGACAAAAGAACGCATGGAGCGCGTAGTAAAAGTTTTGGCCGATAACGGAATTGCTCTTGAAATAAATGCCCGTTATAAAACACCTAGTGCTGTAATGATAAAGATGGCAAAAGAAGCGGGGATAAAATTCTCATTCGGTACAAATAACGTTACCAAAAACCTTGGACAACTGGAGTATTGTCTGGAAATGATGGAGGAATGTGAATTATCGCCAAACGATATGTTCGAGCCCAAACCAGATGCCGAAAAACCGGTAAACATTAAAGGTTTACCCGATAAAATTACGGGATAG
- a CDS encoding M81 family metallopeptidase: protein MRRILFGLLIAAMVFTVGCKKKKENKLPRVAIAGLAIESSTFSPAQSGIDAFQARRGDEIFSYYPFMDDTAATRKRAEWFPTLRGHALPGGIVTRDAYETLVGETLDRLKENMPYDGLFFDIHGAMSVVGLDDPEGDFIERIRKVIGEDVLISTSMDLHGNVSERLAHYSDMITCYRMAPHEDAIESKKRALTNLLDRLESGKGKPKYKAWIPVPILLPGEKTSTRIEPGKSLYAKVAPAAAREGVIDAAIWVGYAWADEPRNRAVVMAYGDDEEAVTKSAEELAQAFWDVRKQFEFVAPVASLDECLDRAIAFKEKPFIISDMGDNPTAGGAGDVTWTLNEILQRKEFKKKNGPSLIYASIPGPDLVAKAVEAGIGETITGMVGAEVDDRYCGPIELTGRVEAIKQGDRYAETEVVINVGSVDVIVTKKRKPYHHETDFTDLSLYPREADIVVVKIGYLVPELYNMRAGWLMALTPGGVDQDLERLGYKRIHRPMFPLDKDMADPDLSARLIPLADE from the coding sequence ATGAGACGAATTCTTTTCGGATTATTGATTGCCGCCATGGTTTTTACTGTGGGCTGTAAGAAGAAAAAAGAAAACAAACTTCCGCGTGTTGCCATTGCCGGACTGGCCATTGAATCGAGTACCTTTTCGCCCGCACAGTCGGGTATTGATGCTTTTCAGGCACGTCGTGGAGATGAGATATTCAGTTATTATCCGTTTATGGACGATACGGCAGCTACACGAAAACGTGCGGAATGGTTCCCGACTTTGCGTGGTCATGCATTGCCCGGGGGAATTGTAACCCGCGATGCGTACGAAACACTGGTTGGCGAAACCCTGGACCGCCTAAAAGAAAATATGCCTTACGACGGATTGTTTTTTGATATTCACGGGGCAATGAGTGTTGTAGGACTTGATGATCCCGAAGGCGATTTTATCGAACGGATTCGTAAAGTAATTGGCGAGGATGTGTTGATATCGACATCGATGGATTTACATGGAAATGTAAGCGAACGACTGGCTCATTACAGCGACATGATTACATGTTACCGCATGGCACCTCACGAAGATGCTATTGAATCGAAGAAACGTGCATTAACCAATTTGCTCGATCGTTTGGAGAGCGGTAAAGGCAAGCCAAAATACAAAGCCTGGATTCCGGTTCCGATATTATTGCCTGGCGAAAAGACAAGTACCCGCATTGAACCGGGGAAAAGTCTTTATGCTAAAGTTGCCCCGGCAGCAGCGCGCGAAGGTGTTATTGATGCTGCAATTTGGGTGGGCTACGCATGGGCCGACGAGCCACGTAACCGTGCAGTAGTAATGGCTTACGGCGACGATGAAGAAGCAGTAACGAAATCAGCAGAAGAACTGGCACAAGCATTTTGGGATGTGCGCAAGCAGTTTGAATTTGTGGCTCCGGTAGCTTCGCTTGACGAATGTCTCGACAGAGCTATTGCATTTAAAGAAAAACCATTTATAATCAGCGATATGGGCGACAATCCAACAGCTGGTGGTGCCGGCGATGTTACCTGGACATTGAACGAAATTCTTCAACGGAAAGAATTTAAAAAGAAAAACGGGCCATCCTTAATTTATGCGTCCATTCCCGGACCCGATTTGGTTGCGAAAGCCGTAGAAGCCGGTATAGGCGAAACAATTACCGGTATGGTTGGTGCCGAAGTGGATGATCGTTATTGCGGACCAATTGAATTAACAGGTAGAGTAGAGGCCATTAAGCAGGGCGATCGTTATGCCGAAACCGAGGTGGTTATAAATGTGGGCAGTGTTGATGTAATCGTGACTAAAAAAAGGAAACCTTATCATCACGAAACAGATTTTACTGATCTTAGTTTGTATCCGCGCGAAGCTGACATTGTAGTGGTTAAAATCGGCTACCTGGTGCCGGAACTCTATAATATGCGCGCAGGTTGGTTAATGGCTCTAACACCAGGTGGTGTCGATCAGGACCTGGAGCGACTGGGATATAAACGTATTCATCGCCCCATGTTTCCTTTGGATAAAGATATGGCCGATCCGGATCTCTCGGCACGGTTGATTCCACTGGCCGATGAGTAA
- a CDS encoding radical SAM protein codes for MKTYYNWLNQLVNNNKSAFSEWTNLSWLNSYSANEAQEKKVALLEKAENVLFKGTKPYYKQISNGCKLCGLGQWSCLFITGKCNASCFYCPASQQEDHLPTTQNLSFADSAAFAEYVNHFRFKGVSFSGGEPLLQFDRTLDYLKQVRRKCNPETYVWMYTNGILAETQKLRKLASAGINEVRFDIGATAFRLDKIAAAKGIVPVITIEIPAVPEELERLKKLLPEMVKAGVSNLNLHQLRLTQHNVKQLSKHNYTYIHAEQPVVLESELAALELIAYAHEHSIDIGINYCSFHFKNRFQKAGFRNKVATALANDEDVLTQNGYIRGYTDTGIGYDSIRIFDVKPELIAVQEFQLKNKTYYYSRQAVMNTIAIDSVMKDKIDQLISAEPTEIPDDPLLFRIWQMEYIERGLREY; via the coding sequence ATGAAAACGTATTACAACTGGCTGAATCAGCTGGTTAACAACAATAAGTCTGCTTTTTCAGAGTGGACAAACCTTAGCTGGTTAAACAGCTATTCTGCCAACGAAGCGCAGGAGAAAAAAGTTGCTTTACTCGAAAAAGCTGAAAATGTTTTATTTAAAGGCACCAAACCATATTACAAACAAATATCTAACGGGTGCAAGCTTTGCGGGCTTGGGCAGTGGAGCTGTTTGTTTATTACCGGAAAATGTAATGCCTCGTGTTTTTATTGCCCGGCATCGCAGCAGGAAGACCATTTGCCAACAACCCAGAACCTGAGTTTTGCCGACTCTGCAGCGTTTGCAGAATACGTGAATCATTTCCGGTTTAAAGGTGTGAGTTTCAGCGGTGGCGAACCGTTGTTGCAATTTGACAGAACTCTGGATTACTTGAAACAAGTGCGACGAAAATGTAATCCGGAAACATATGTCTGGATGTATACCAACGGAATTCTGGCTGAAACGCAAAAGTTAAGGAAACTGGCTTCGGCCGGAATTAACGAGGTACGATTTGATATTGGAGCGACGGCATTCCGATTGGATAAAATTGCAGCAGCAAAAGGTATTGTCCCGGTAATTACTATTGAAATTCCGGCGGTGCCCGAGGAACTGGAGCGTTTAAAAAAGCTTTTGCCCGAAATGGTAAAAGCAGGAGTCTCGAACCTGAATTTGCACCAACTGCGGCTTACCCAGCACAATGTTAAACAGCTATCGAAACACAATTACACCTACATTCATGCCGAGCAGCCGGTGGTTTTAGAATCGGAACTGGCAGCTTTGGAGTTAATCGCTTATGCCCACGAACATTCTATCGATATTGGCATAAATTACTGTTCATTCCATTTTAAAAATCGTTTTCAGAAAGCCGGATTTCGAAATAAGGTAGCCACCGCACTGGCTAACGATGAAGATGTGCTAACACAAAATGGTTATATCCGTGGATATACCGACACCGGAATTGGTTATGATTCGATACGGATTTTTGATGTGAAGCCCGAATTAATTGCTGTTCAGGAATTTCAGCTAAAGAATAAAACTTATTATTATTCGCGCCAGGCAGTGATGAATACTATCGCAATTGATTCAGTTATGAAGGACAAAATTGATCAACTTATCTCGGCTGAACCAACTGAAATACCGGACGATCCGTTGCTGTTCAGAATTTGGCAAATGGAATACATTGAGCGGGGATTGCGGGAATACTAA
- a CDS encoding DUF1801 domain-containing protein has product MKKPATVDKYISAFSTDTQSKLVQIREIIQTNAPDAIESISYGMPAYKLNKKPLVYFGGFEKHIGFYATPSGHEKFKNQLSTFKQGKGSVQFPINKALPLDLIAEIVKFRVEEIKRLK; this is encoded by the coding sequence ATGAAAAAACCAGCTACTGTAGATAAATATATCTCAGCATTTTCAACCGATACTCAGTCAAAACTGGTCCAAATACGTGAAATAATTCAAACTAATGCGCCGGATGCAATAGAGAGTATTTCTTATGGAATGCCAGCCTACAAACTCAATAAAAAGCCACTTGTTTATTTCGGTGGTTTCGAAAAGCACATTGGCTTTTATGCTACTCCTTCCGGGCATGAAAAATTTAAAAATCAATTGTCCACGTTTAAACAAGGTAAAGGCTCGGTGCAGTTTCCAATAAACAAAGCTTTACCTCTTGATTTGATTGCAGAAATTGTAAAATTCAGAGTGGAAGAAATCAAACGGCTTAAATAG
- a CDS encoding MFS transporter, whose amino-acid sequence MKLKQKYNNFPFNPSKVPFFYGWVILFAATIGVLCSAPGQTTGVSTFTDYLIDNIGISRDQISTAYMFGTIGSSFILTYAGTLYDKYGARWVGMAAALTLGFVLVLFSQSDRIIKAIVPQNSNIYVGVAVATCIVFFFMLRFSGQGVITIVSRNMLMKWFIARRGLVNGISSVFVSLGFSIAPLSFDLLIEGTSWRWAWLLMAMGIGIGFFLFVFIFFRDNPEDCDQIPDGEKHGNKEHDVIIKPFKQFTLKEARSGLTFWLFVLPVAVYALFLTGYIFHLVSVFGEAGIDKDHALSVFIPISLISVTLAFVGGWISDKIKLQYLLYLLLAGEVVALYSLANINDGFYYYAFIIGSGIPSGMYNVLLSVTWPRFYGRDHLGKITGFVMAIIVFFSALGPIFFSLSHSHLGSYSYAIYVLLGIILVLAAFSFKAHNPQDAYEN is encoded by the coding sequence ATGAAACTCAAACAGAAATACAACAACTTCCCGTTCAATCCATCAAAAGTGCCGTTCTTTTATGGTTGGGTGATTTTATTTGCCGCCACTATTGGTGTGTTGTGCAGTGCACCCGGACAAACAACTGGAGTTTCTACGTTTACTGATTACCTGATCGATAACATTGGCATTAGTCGCGACCAAATCAGCACTGCCTACATGTTTGGAACCATTGGTAGTTCGTTTATTCTTACTTACGCAGGTACACTTTACGATAAATACGGCGCACGTTGGGTGGGAATGGCTGCCGCACTAACGCTGGGTTTTGTATTGGTTTTGTTCAGCCAATCGGATCGTATTATAAAAGCAATTGTTCCACAGAACTCCAATATATATGTGGGCGTGGCAGTAGCAACGTGTATTGTTTTCTTTTTTATGTTGCGTTTCTCGGGGCAGGGAGTAATTACTATCGTTTCGCGAAACATGCTTATGAAATGGTTTATCGCACGAAGGGGATTGGTAAACGGCATTTCTTCGGTGTTTGTTTCGCTCGGATTTTCCATTGCTCCACTAAGTTTCGATTTGTTAATTGAAGGAACCTCGTGGCGTTGGGCCTGGTTACTAATGGCAATGGGAATTGGTATTGGTTTCTTCCTGTTTGTCTTTATTTTCTTTCGCGATAATCCTGAAGACTGTGATCAAATTCCCGACGGAGAAAAACACGGAAATAAGGAGCACGATGTAATCATAAAACCGTTTAAACAATTTACGCTGAAAGAGGCGCGCAGCGGATTGACCTTTTGGTTATTTGTATTGCCGGTTGCTGTGTATGCGCTGTTTTTAACCGGTTATATATTTCATCTGGTATCGGTATTTGGCGAGGCCGGAATTGATAAAGACCATGCACTTTCGGTTTTTATTCCCATTTCGCTAATCTCTGTTACGCTGGCCTTTGTTGGTGGTTGGATTAGCGACAAAATAAAATTACAATACCTGCTGTATTTATTATTGGCCGGAGAAGTGGTTGCACTTTATTCGCTGGCCAACATTAACGATGGATTTTACTATTATGCATTTATAATTGGCAGCGGAATACCAAGTGGTATGTACAATGTGCTGCTAAGTGTAACCTGGCCCCGTTTCTACGGCCGCGATCACCTGGGAAAAATAACGGGTTTTGTGATGGCCATTATCGTATTCTTTAGCGCGCTGGGTCCGATCTTTTTCAGCTTGTCGCATTCGCATTTGGGCAGCTATTCATATGCAATTTATGTGTTGCTCGGAATCATTCTGGTACTTGCTGCTTTTAGTTTTAAAGCACATAATCCACAGGATGCATACGAGAATTAA
- a CDS encoding serine hydrolase — protein MFRFFSLFVLVVLFTACTTNENSSSFFGFWEGPHPDDPVKKFYAHVIDADSSFAKGYWTDDGFYDSGFKIDSLIIDENSIRFYVPNWNCTYTGELAGNTIAGGFACHAEPFDSVVLIKNDGVARFLTDAISGCNEADYNFTRRNLHQYDDLLQVRNSVSENDSLFLYSLLPEIVAGDYGRLNSFLMIRNDKLICEEYFYGYEQSTLHQAESTTKSITSLLIGIAVDKGFIPDLYESVATILEAPDFDKRITLEHLLTMTSGLTPNDEELYLSNDRIATTLSRKLNSEPGTKFQYDGGNTELLGAIIKKKTNMFADEFANEYLFKPLQILNYNWEIGKQNGYPCMAGSLEITPRELAKIGLMVLQKGKFNDQQVVSEDWVQQSTGFKTHTHIPDDNYAYQWWNLTLKWEGEEYPCVWANGFGSQFIYIFPTLDVVIVTTGHNYEFDSWTITSGIEKYLYLLN, from the coding sequence ATGTTCCGGTTCTTTAGCTTATTTGTATTAGTTGTGCTTTTTACTGCATGCACAACCAATGAAAACAGTAGTTCATTTTTCGGATTTTGGGAAGGACCGCATCCGGACGATCCCGTTAAAAAATTCTATGCTCATGTTATTGACGCCGATAGCTCTTTTGCAAAAGGTTACTGGACAGATGATGGATTTTATGATTCGGGCTTTAAAATCGATAGTTTGATAATTGATGAAAATTCCATTCGATTTTATGTGCCGAATTGGAATTGTACTTATACCGGAGAACTTGCAGGGAATACGATTGCCGGAGGTTTTGCTTGCCATGCTGAGCCCTTTGATTCGGTGGTGCTGATTAAAAACGATGGAGTTGCACGATTTCTAACTGACGCAATTTCCGGATGCAATGAAGCTGATTACAACTTTACACGCCGGAATCTGCACCAATACGATGATTTATTACAAGTCAGAAATTCGGTTAGTGAAAACGATTCACTTTTTCTCTATTCGTTATTGCCCGAAATTGTTGCTGGAGACTATGGCCGCCTGAATTCATTTCTGATGATACGCAATGATAAATTGATCTGCGAAGAATATTTTTATGGTTACGAACAGAGCACACTTCATCAGGCTGAATCAACTACAAAAAGTATTACTTCCTTGCTTATCGGAATTGCAGTTGACAAAGGATTTATCCCCGATTTATATGAGTCGGTTGCAACGATTCTGGAAGCGCCTGATTTTGACAAACGAATTACGCTCGAGCATTTATTAACCATGACTTCAGGTTTAACACCAAACGACGAGGAGCTATATTTAAGTAACGATCGTATTGCAACCACACTGTCACGCAAATTGAACTCCGAACCGGGAACCAAATTTCAGTACGATGGCGGGAATACTGAACTACTTGGAGCTATCATCAAAAAGAAAACCAACATGTTTGCCGATGAATTTGCCAATGAATATTTATTTAAACCTTTGCAAATATTGAATTACAACTGGGAAATTGGAAAACAAAACGGATATCCTTGTATGGCAGGTTCTTTGGAAATAACACCCCGCGAACTGGCAAAAATTGGATTAATGGTGCTACAAAAAGGGAAATTCAATGATCAACAAGTCGTGTCTGAAGATTGGGTACAACAATCCACCGGTTTTAAAACACACACGCATATTCCGGACGATAATTACGCCTATCAGTGGTGGAATCTTACACTAAAATGGGAAGGAGAGGAGTACCCCTGTGTTTGGGCCAACGGTTTTGGCAGCCAGTTTATTTACATTTTTCCAACACTTGATGTTGTAATTGTTACCACCGGCCATAACTATGAATTTGATTCATGGACAATTACTTCCGGAATTGAAAAGTATTTGTATTTACTGAATTAA
- a CDS encoding VOC family protein: MQPSIDHIEITVKDFEETVSFYDQFLPLLGFSLDKKTAAYIASHEKHVVEYSHPNLCIALTSPRESLKDEAVHRRRPGALHHLAFKAQTRKQVDMVHDKLVEMNADIVTAPRLYPEYHPNYYAVFFKAPDGIKFEVVCQKAE, translated from the coding sequence ATGCAACCCAGTATCGACCACATTGAAATTACGGTAAAAGACTTTGAAGAAACCGTTTCGTTTTACGATCAGTTTTTGCCATTGCTAGGCTTTTCTCTTGACAAGAAAACAGCTGCTTATATTGCTTCGCACGAAAAACACGTGGTTGAGTATTCTCACCCCAATCTTTGTATTGCGCTCACATCGCCACGCGAATCGTTAAAGGATGAAGCTGTTCACCGCCGCCGGCCTGGAGCACTTCATCACCTGGCTTTTAAAGCACAAACACGCAAACAAGTTGATATGGTACATGACAAATTAGTGGAAATGAATGCAGATATTGTAACTGCACCTCGTTTATATCCTGAATATCACCCGAATTATTATGCTGTTTTCTTTAAAGCTCCTGACGGGATTAAGTTTGAAGTTGTTTGCCAAAAAGCTGAATAA